A part of Octopus sinensis linkage group LG7, ASM634580v1, whole genome shotgun sequence genomic DNA contains:
- the LOC115214218 gene encoding 18S rRNA (guanine-N(7))-methyltransferase bud23 isoform X1 codes for MITSNCQWLTRSRSFAVYIIRYHSSIKNPENLIYILPDTNLEKIPFITQYQQVFDLSKFNIPNLKQTSAKQRRPELKVADSRLFYTPQLALSFNNNTRQLDIQYSILRKIFEIISLIYHKSPLLLLDIGCGTGVSTESFTSNNCHFIGTDISMSMLSMAVKKKSLKSCDYLQLDHSYRLPFRPNCFDVVISTSFLQWLLVTKDSKCILGRFYSFVSHILKPNGHFLLQFYPRNISDIQLALTLSVEVFRGALFSCRPHPKRGLKLFLFLYKEDK; via the coding sequence ATGATAACCTCAAATTGTCAATGGCTTACCAGAAGTAGGTCATTTGCAGTTTATATAATACGTTATCATTCTTCTATCAAGAACCCAGAAAATTTAATTTACATTCTACCAGACACTAACCTAGAGAAGATACCATTTATAACTCAATATCAACAAGTCTTTGATTTATCAAAATTCAACATTCCAAACTTAAAACAGACTTCAGCCAAACAGCGCAGACCAGAACTAAAAGTAGCAGACTCTCGCCTATTCTACACACCACAGTTGGctctttcttttaataataatactaggcaATTAGATATTCAGTATTCAATACTGAGAAAAATATTTGAGATCATTTCTTTAATTTACCATAAGAGtccattgttgttgttagacATTGGCTGTGGTACAGGTGTAAGTACTGAAAGTTTCACTTCAAATAATTGCCATTTTATTGGCACTGACATTAGTATGTCAATGCTATCTATGGCTGTGAAAAAGAAGTCTTTGAAGAGTTGTGATTACCTCCAACTTGACCATAGTTACAGACTTCCCTTTCGCCCAAATTGTTTTGATGTTGTCATCAGTACTTCATTTTTACAGTGGTTATTAGTTACAAAAGATTCAAAATGCATTTTAGgaagattttattcttttgtttctcacATTTTAAAACCCAATGGACATTTTTTGCTCCAGTTCTATCCAAGGAACATTTCAGATATTCAGCTAGCCTTGACCTTATCTGTAGAGGTTTTCCGAGGAGCCTTGTTCTCTTGCAGACCACACCCTAAACGAGGACTGaaacttttcttatttctctataaagaagataaataa